From a single Marinobacter sp. SS13-12 genomic region:
- a CDS encoding D-alanine--D-alanine ligase, with the protein MSEMSRVDTQGYQADPELLKAFGRVAVFMGGDSAEREVSLKSGQAVLSALLSAGVDAYPVDVRGCLLKTVEDPQFDRVFIALHGRGGEDGTIQAILSQAGIPYTGSDLLASALAMDKLRTKYVFEGCGLPTPKFRAMGSVDEADSILQALTLPLSVKPSREGSSIGIRKVASREELVEAYEQAAVLDPLVLVEEWVEGPEFTVSLLQDQPLPAIGLSTDHVFYDYDAKYLADDTRYQIPCGLDPDSELELQHLALEAFRVLGCRTWGRVDIMQDRSGDFWLLEVNTVPGMTDHSLVPMSAKAAGISFEELVVRILTDTLEAGDA; encoded by the coding sequence ATGAGTGAAATGAGTCGCGTGGACACACAGGGCTATCAGGCCGATCCGGAACTGCTGAAAGCATTCGGGCGTGTCGCCGTCTTTATGGGTGGGGATTCCGCCGAGCGCGAGGTTTCTCTGAAAAGCGGCCAGGCCGTGCTGTCGGCTCTGCTGTCTGCCGGTGTTGACGCCTACCCGGTCGATGTTCGTGGCTGCCTGCTCAAGACCGTGGAAGATCCTCAGTTTGACCGGGTATTCATCGCGCTGCATGGCCGCGGAGGAGAAGACGGCACGATCCAGGCAATCCTGTCCCAGGCGGGTATTCCCTACACCGGCAGCGACCTTCTGGCCTCGGCGCTGGCCATGGACAAATTGCGCACCAAGTACGTTTTCGAGGGCTGCGGTTTACCAACCCCGAAGTTCCGCGCCATGGGCTCGGTGGATGAAGCGGACAGTATCCTGCAGGCACTGACTCTGCCCCTGAGTGTCAAGCCTTCCAGGGAAGGCTCCAGTATCGGTATCCGCAAGGTGGCCAGCCGCGAGGAACTGGTTGAAGCCTATGAACAGGCCGCGGTACTGGACCCGCTGGTGCTTGTTGAGGAATGGGTTGAAGGCCCGGAATTCACGGTAAGCCTGCTGCAGGATCAGCCGCTGCCGGCCATCGGTCTGAGCACCGATCATGTGTTCTATGACTATGACGCCAAGTACCTGGCCGACGATACCCGCTACCAGATTCCCTGCGGCCTTGATCCGGACAGTGAACTGGAACTTCAGCATCTGGCGCTGGAGGCGTTTCGGGTACTGGGCTGCCGTACCTGGGGACGGGTGGACATCATGCAGGACAGAAGTGGTGACTTCTGGCTGCTTGAGGTGAATACGGTGCCGGGGATGACCGACCACAGCCTGGTGCCGATGTCGGCGAAAGCTGCGGGAATCAGTTTTGAAGAACTGGTGGTGCGAATCCTTACAGACACGCTGGAGGCTGGCGATGCTTGA
- the murC gene encoding UDP-N-acetylmuramate--L-alanine ligase, whose amino-acid sequence MAEPTNPPLVYQVPEMRRIRNIHFVGIGGAGMSGIAEVLKNQGYEVSGSDIREGAVTDRLTAMGIEVFIGHREQNSASADVVVVSSAVGGDNPEVTAARNRRVPIVPRAEMLAEIMRYRHGIAVAGTHGKTTTTSLIASVLAEAGLDPTFVIGGKLNSAGTNAQLGGSRYLVAEADESDASFLHLTPVISVVTNIEADHMDTYGGDVGRLKQTFVDFLHNLPFYGVAVMCVDDAFVQEIIPRISRAIITYGIDNPEADYRAENIQSDGLRTRFVVRRPGGRSDLDVELKMPGRHNVLNALAAIAVATDEGVEDAAICRGLAGFAGVGRRFQVYGDYKTRKGTITLIDDYGHHPTEVEAVIRAAHDAWPDRRLVMLYQPHRYTRTRDLYEDFVRVLSEVDGLLLMEVYSAGEPAINGADGRALCRSIRQRGSVEPVFVEDNNEIETLLANNLRDGDLLITQGAGDIGGVAARLAAAGVIADE is encoded by the coding sequence ATGGCTGAGCCCACTAATCCCCCGCTGGTCTATCAGGTGCCCGAGATGCGCCGTATCCGCAATATCCACTTTGTCGGGATTGGTGGCGCCGGCATGAGCGGTATTGCCGAAGTACTGAAAAACCAGGGCTACGAAGTCTCCGGTTCGGATATTCGTGAAGGTGCGGTGACCGACCGGCTGACCGCCATGGGTATTGAAGTCTTCATCGGACATCGTGAACAGAACAGTGCCTCAGCAGATGTCGTGGTGGTGTCTTCGGCGGTGGGTGGCGACAACCCGGAAGTGACCGCTGCCCGCAATCGCCGGGTGCCCATTGTGCCCCGTGCCGAAATGCTGGCGGAAATCATGCGCTATCGCCATGGCATTGCCGTCGCTGGCACTCACGGTAAAACCACGACCACCAGCCTGATTGCCTCCGTGCTGGCGGAAGCGGGGCTGGATCCCACCTTCGTGATTGGTGGCAAGCTCAACAGTGCCGGCACCAACGCGCAGCTTGGCGGGTCCCGCTATCTGGTGGCAGAGGCCGACGAAAGCGATGCGTCGTTCCTGCACCTGACACCGGTCATCTCTGTCGTCACCAATATCGAAGCCGATCACATGGACACCTATGGCGGCGATGTGGGACGGCTGAAGCAGACCTTTGTGGATTTCCTCCACAACCTGCCTTTCTACGGCGTCGCGGTGATGTGCGTGGACGACGCCTTTGTGCAGGAAATCATCCCCAGGATTTCCCGCGCCATCATTACCTACGGCATCGATAATCCGGAGGCCGATTATCGTGCTGAAAACATCCAGTCCGACGGACTCAGAACCCGCTTTGTTGTTCGTCGCCCCGGGGGCCGAAGTGATCTGGACGTGGAACTGAAAATGCCGGGTCGCCATAACGTGCTGAATGCCCTGGCGGCCATTGCTGTAGCCACGGATGAAGGCGTGGAAGATGCTGCCATCTGTAGGGGGCTGGCGGGTTTTGCGGGTGTTGGTCGCCGGTTCCAGGTTTATGGTGACTACAAGACGCGCAAGGGCACCATCACGCTGATTGATGACTACGGCCATCACCCAACGGAAGTCGAGGCGGTTATTCGTGCGGCCCATGATGCCTGGCCTGACCGCCGGCTGGTGATGCTGTACCAGCCCCACCGTTACACCCGGACCCGGGATCTTTACGAGGATTTCGTGCGGGTGTTGTCGGAAGTGGATGGCTTGCTGCTGATGGAGGTTTACTCCGCGGGTGAGCCCGCAATTAACGGGGCGGACGGCCGTGCGCTGTGCCGCAGTATTCGCCAGCGCGGCAGCGTGGAACCGGTTTTCGTGGAAGACAACAACGAGATTGAAACCCTGCTTGCCAACAACCTGCGGGACGGCGACCTGCTGATTACACAGGGGGCGGGGGATATTGGTGGTGTTGCGGCTCGTCTGGCGGCGGCAGGAGTGATTGCAGATGAGTGA
- the ftsZ gene encoding cell division protein FtsZ, producing the protein MFELVDNVQQNAVIKVVGVGGGGGNAVRHMLNSDIEGVEFICANTDAQALTDLDARQIIQLGGNITKGLGAGANPEVGRQSALEDRDRIAEALKGADMVFITAGMGGGTGTGAAPVVAEVARELGILTVAVVTKPFMFEGGKRMSVADAGLKELEETVDSLITIPNEKLLAVMGKKTSLLDAFASANDVLLGAVQGIADLITRNGMINVDFADVKTVMSEMGNAMMGTARATGENRAREAAEAAVRSPLLEDINLQGAKGILVNITAGMDLNLGEFSEVGDIVREFASDSATVVVGTVIDPDMTDELKVTVVATGLGGDREKPTKVVDNTRSLDGTTDYNQLDRPAVLRRRAVAHGNVAIDHSKDSEEQGVDYLDIPAFLRRQAD; encoded by the coding sequence ATGTTTGAACTCGTCGATAATGTCCAGCAGAACGCTGTCATTAAAGTAGTGGGAGTTGGCGGTGGTGGCGGCAATGCCGTTCGCCACATGCTCAACAGTGATATCGAAGGTGTGGAGTTCATCTGCGCCAATACCGACGCCCAGGCCCTGACGGACCTGGACGCACGTCAGATCATCCAGCTTGGTGGCAACATCACCAAGGGCCTGGGTGCCGGAGCAAATCCGGAAGTGGGGCGCCAGTCAGCCCTGGAAGACCGCGATCGCATCGCAGAGGCACTGAAAGGTGCTGATATGGTGTTCATTACCGCCGGCATGGGCGGCGGAACCGGTACCGGTGCTGCGCCCGTAGTGGCCGAAGTGGCCCGCGAACTGGGCATCCTGACCGTGGCGGTGGTCACCAAGCCATTCATGTTTGAAGGCGGCAAGCGCATGAGCGTGGCTGACGCCGGTCTCAAGGAACTGGAAGAAACCGTTGACTCGCTGATCACCATCCCCAACGAAAAGTTGCTGGCGGTGATGGGCAAGAAAACCAGCCTGCTGGACGCGTTTGCCTCAGCCAACGACGTGCTGCTGGGCGCAGTTCAGGGTATTGCGGACCTGATTACCCGCAATGGAATGATTAATGTGGACTTTGCCGACGTAAAGACTGTCATGTCAGAAATGGGCAATGCCATGATGGGTACCGCGCGTGCTACCGGCGAGAACCGGGCCCGCGAAGCCGCAGAAGCCGCAGTACGCAGCCCGCTGCTGGAAGATATCAACCTGCAGGGCGCCAAGGGTATCCTGGTCAACATCACCGCGGGTATGGACCTCAACCTGGGCGAGTTTTCCGAGGTTGGCGATATTGTTCGTGAGTTCGCATCGGATTCCGCCACCGTTGTAGTGGGTACGGTGATCGATCCGGACATGACCGACGAACTCAAGGTGACAGTGGTTGCAACTGGCCTGGGTGGGGATCGCGAAAAGCCTACCAAGGTAGTGGATAACACCCGCAGCCTTGATGGCACAACGGATTACAATCAGCTTGATCGTCCGGCCGTGTTGCGCCGCAGGGCAGTCGCCCATGGCAACGTCGCGATTGATCACAGCAAGGACAGCGAAGAGCAGGGGGTCGACTATCTCGATATTCCCGCATTCCTTCGTCGTCAGGCTGACTGA
- the ftsA gene encoding cell division protein FtsA has product MSSVETENMIVGLDIGTSKVVAIVGKRKMDGTIEVVGIGSNPSRGLKRGVVVNIETTVQAIQRAVEEAELMAGCRIHSVYAGIAGSHIKSLNSHGIVAIRDREVTQADIDRVIDAAQAVAIPADQKILHILPQEFVIDSQEGIKEPMGMSGVRLEAKVHLVTCAVNAAQNIEKCVKRCGLEVDDIILEQLASSHAILTEDEKELGVCVVDIGGGTTDIAVFTGGAIRHTAVIPIAGDQVTNDIAMALRTPTQNAEEIKIKYACALTQLAGADETIKVPSVGDRAPRDLSRQALAEVVEPRYEELFTLVQSELRRSGFEDLIPAGIVITGGSSTMEGVVELAEEIFHMPVRLACPQRVSGMTEVVNNPIYATGVGLLIHGFRQMDLGRAPALKGEEAPTLFERMKAWFTGHF; this is encoded by the coding sequence ATGTCATCGGTTGAAACGGAAAACATGATTGTCGGCCTCGATATCGGAACCTCGAAAGTGGTTGCGATTGTCGGCAAGCGCAAAATGGACGGGACCATTGAGGTCGTGGGTATCGGGTCCAACCCGTCCCGCGGGCTCAAGCGTGGGGTGGTGGTCAATATCGAAACCACAGTCCAGGCGATACAGCGAGCAGTGGAAGAAGCGGAGCTGATGGCGGGATGCCGGATTCATTCGGTGTATGCAGGTATTGCAGGCAGCCACATCAAGAGCCTGAATTCCCATGGCATTGTCGCCATCCGCGACCGGGAGGTAACCCAGGCAGATATTGACCGGGTGATCGACGCAGCGCAGGCGGTGGCCATTCCGGCAGACCAGAAAATTCTCCACATCCTGCCCCAGGAGTTCGTGATTGACAGCCAGGAAGGCATCAAGGAACCCATGGGCATGTCCGGTGTGCGCCTGGAAGCCAAAGTGCATCTGGTGACCTGTGCGGTAAACGCCGCCCAGAACATCGAAAAGTGCGTGAAGCGCTGCGGTCTGGAAGTGGATGACATCATCCTCGAGCAGTTGGCCTCCAGTCACGCCATCCTCACCGAGGATGAGAAAGAACTGGGTGTCTGCGTTGTGGATATCGGCGGGGGAACAACGGACATTGCGGTGTTTACCGGTGGTGCCATTCGCCATACGGCGGTGATCCCCATTGCCGGTGATCAGGTGACCAATGACATTGCCATGGCACTGCGCACACCCACGCAGAATGCCGAAGAAATCAAGATCAAATATGCCTGCGCCCTGACACAGCTGGCCGGTGCGGACGAAACCATCAAGGTGCCCAGTGTGGGCGACCGGGCGCCGCGGGATCTCTCCCGCCAGGCCCTGGCTGAGGTGGTGGAACCCCGCTATGAGGAGCTGTTCACCCTGGTGCAGTCAGAACTTCGCCGTTCGGGATTTGAAGACCTGATCCCGGCCGGCATCGTGATTACCGGCGGTTCCTCCACCATGGAAGGCGTGGTGGAACTGGCCGAGGAGATCTTCCACATGCCGGTAAGACTCGCCTGTCCGCAGAGGGTCTCCGGCATGACGGAGGTGGTCAACAACCCGATCTACGCCACTGGCGTGGGGTTGCTGATCCATGGCTTCCGCCAGATGGATCTGGGGCGGGCGCCGGCGCTTAAGGGTGAAGAAGCACCCACGCTGTTTGAGCGCATGAAAGCCTGGTTTACCGGTCATTTCTGA
- the murD gene encoding UDP-N-acetylmuramoyl-L-alanine--D-glutamate ligase — protein MGVIVSDRRTLVVGLGKTGLSCVRYLIEKGRDVAVADSRVAPPGLDELTAGWPELPVYLGDFDPEVFAGFNELVVSPGISIAEPAIRHAAEQGATIRGDIDLFAEAADAPIVAITGSNGKTTVTTLVGEMARAAGRHVEVGGNIGTPALDLLGRGADLYVLELSSFQLETTRELNALAATVLNVSDDHMDRYATKMEYFQAKQRIFNGCKNAVVNLDDALSTPMARDSLRFLCFGFHRVNPDTFSTRDDDEGTWITFGFENLLLADELGLMGRHNMSNVMAALALGHAAGLPMDVMLETARNFRGLPHRCEFVRRVTDVDYINDSKGTNVGATVAAIESLAPADGKVVLIAGGEGKGADFSPLAEPVAAHCRAVVLIGTDAGLIAAVLGSQIGIVHAATMEDAVHKAADLAEPGDRVLLSPACASFDMFRDYNDRGDSFRNQVEGL, from the coding sequence ATGGGTGTCATCGTTTCAGATCGTCGTACGCTGGTCGTAGGGCTCGGTAAAACCGGGCTCTCCTGCGTACGCTATCTGATCGAAAAAGGCCGCGACGTTGCCGTGGCCGACAGCCGTGTGGCGCCTCCCGGTCTGGACGAACTGACAGCCGGTTGGCCAGAGCTGCCCGTGTACCTGGGTGATTTTGATCCGGAGGTTTTCGCCGGTTTCAACGAGCTGGTGGTGAGCCCGGGTATCAGCATCGCAGAACCTGCTATCCGCCATGCCGCGGAACAGGGTGCGACCATCCGTGGTGATATTGACCTGTTCGCAGAAGCAGCAGACGCACCGATTGTTGCCATTACCGGCTCCAATGGCAAAACCACGGTGACCACCCTGGTGGGAGAAATGGCCAGAGCAGCCGGTCGCCATGTGGAAGTAGGGGGTAACATTGGCACCCCGGCGCTGGACCTGCTTGGTCGCGGCGCGGATCTGTATGTACTGGAGCTATCAAGTTTTCAGCTTGAAACCACACGTGAGCTCAATGCTCTGGCCGCGACCGTGTTGAATGTCAGCGATGACCATATGGACCGCTATGCCACCAAAATGGAGTATTTCCAGGCCAAGCAGCGGATTTTTAATGGCTGCAAGAATGCGGTGGTAAATCTCGATGATGCCCTGAGCACGCCGATGGCGAGAGACAGTCTCCGGTTCCTGTGCTTCGGGTTTCACCGGGTCAATCCGGATACCTTCAGTACCCGGGATGACGATGAGGGAACCTGGATTACCTTCGGCTTCGAGAATCTGTTGTTGGCCGATGAGCTGGGCCTGATGGGCCGTCACAACATGAGTAACGTGATGGCTGCGCTGGCGCTGGGACATGCTGCCGGTCTGCCGATGGATGTGATGCTGGAGACTGCGCGGAATTTCAGAGGGCTGCCGCACCGCTGTGAGTTCGTCCGGCGGGTTACTGATGTGGATTACATCAATGACTCCAAGGGCACCAATGTGGGTGCCACCGTGGCTGCCATTGAAAGCCTGGCGCCGGCAGACGGGAAAGTCGTTCTTATCGCCGGTGGCGAAGGCAAGGGTGCCGATTTCTCGCCGCTGGCGGAACCGGTCGCGGCCCATTGCAGAGCTGTGGTTCTGATTGGCACGGACGCCGGGCTTATTGCGGCTGTCCTTGGTAGTCAGATCGGGATTGTTCATGCCGCCACTATGGAGGATGCAGTCCATAAGGCAGCAGATCTGGCAGAGCCGGGGGACAGGGTGCTGTTGTCACCGGCCTGTGCCAGTTTCGATATGTTCCGCGACTACAACGATCGTGGAGACAGTTTTCGTAACCAGGTGGAGGGGCTGTGA
- a CDS encoding cell division protein FtsQ/DivIB gives MLERLLIRSRAVPSDPPRRKGATSLGPERDRFGLLKAVLAAAPWGQVMMGAAIVLLAAMVPWGTSQVLNAMDRQVMAIDVTGTLVGENRTSLERSAGKWIGRSFFATDLSEIKDSLEQRPWVESAAVKRVWPDRLQVEIREKKPLAYWNSDQLVSRNGELFSPGNPEVAGKLPRLAGPDERVKEVISMARVMADTLTGHNLGFAGLSLEQRGAWTLTMANGIEVVLGRDQVEERFDRFITVYQERLASRSDEVSRVDARYSNGVAVQWKSVEPASRSKS, from the coding sequence ATGCTTGAAAGGCTGCTGATCCGGAGTCGGGCGGTTCCGTCTGATCCACCCAGGCGCAAGGGAGCGACTTCCCTTGGGCCTGAGCGGGACCGGTTTGGTTTGCTGAAGGCTGTGTTGGCAGCGGCGCCCTGGGGGCAGGTGATGATGGGGGCGGCCATTGTTTTACTGGCTGCGATGGTGCCCTGGGGGACCAGCCAGGTGCTCAACGCCATGGACCGTCAGGTGATGGCTATTGATGTAACCGGCACCCTGGTGGGCGAGAACCGCACTTCGCTGGAGCGCAGCGCCGGTAAATGGATTGGGCGCAGTTTTTTTGCCACGGATCTCTCTGAGATCAAGGACAGCCTGGAGCAGCGGCCCTGGGTAGAGTCTGCGGCAGTCAAGCGGGTCTGGCCGGACCGGTTGCAGGTTGAGATTCGCGAGAAAAAGCCGCTGGCGTACTGGAACAGCGACCAGTTGGTGAGTCGGAATGGCGAGCTTTTCTCACCGGGAAATCCGGAAGTGGCGGGGAAACTGCCGCGGCTCGCCGGCCCGGACGAGCGGGTCAAGGAAGTGATCAGCATGGCGCGGGTTATGGCAGACACGCTCACGGGCCATAACCTCGGATTTGCGGGGTTAAGCCTGGAGCAGCGGGGTGCCTGGACCCTGACCATGGCCAATGGCATCGAAGTGGTTCTTGGCAGGGATCAGGTAGAGGAGCGCTTCGATCGGTTTATTACGGTTTATCAGGAACGGCTGGCATCACGTTCAGACGAAGTCAGCCGGGTGGATGCCCGCTACAGCAATGGGGTGGCGGTTCAGTGGAAGTCGGTAGAACCGGCATCCCGGTCAAAATCATAG
- the murG gene encoding undecaprenyldiphospho-muramoylpentapeptide beta-N-acetylglucosaminyltransferase codes for MTDKRRFLMMAGGTGGHVFPALATARNLQEKGHEVFWLGSRGGMEERLIGDTDIPLSLIQVSGLRGKGRLALLMAPFRLMRALGQAFTVVRGIRPHCVIGMGGFVTGPGGVAAWLTKAPLVIHEQNAIAGMTNRILVRFATTVLEAFPGSFGADVVTRCTGNPVRQDLAALPEPEQRMSGRAGALRLLVVGGSLGAQVFNRTLPAALAKMPEAERPTVRHQCGEKNVEEAREAYSENGVEASVEPFIKDMAEAYGWADIVLCRAGALTVSELCVAGIGAVLVPFPHAVDDHQTKNAQQMVNAKGAILVPQPKLSADLLAETLADLGKDRSRIIDMAKAAKTLARPDATERVVNYCLEAANG; via the coding sequence ATGACTGACAAACGGCGCTTTCTGATGATGGCCGGGGGCACTGGCGGACATGTGTTTCCGGCCCTGGCAACAGCCAGGAACCTCCAGGAGAAGGGCCATGAGGTGTTCTGGCTCGGTTCCAGGGGCGGCATGGAAGAGCGATTGATTGGCGACACCGACATACCACTGTCGCTGATCCAGGTTTCAGGATTGCGGGGCAAGGGCCGGCTGGCGTTGTTGATGGCGCCATTCCGATTGATGCGGGCACTGGGGCAGGCTTTTACGGTTGTCCGTGGCATTCGCCCCCACTGTGTGATCGGGATGGGTGGATTCGTGACCGGCCCGGGTGGTGTTGCGGCCTGGCTGACCAAGGCGCCACTGGTGATCCACGAACAGAATGCCATTGCCGGCATGACTAACCGGATTCTGGTGCGCTTTGCCACCACGGTGCTGGAGGCCTTTCCCGGTAGTTTCGGCGCAGATGTGGTAACCCGGTGCACCGGCAATCCGGTGAGGCAGGATCTGGCTGCACTCCCGGAACCGGAACAGCGGATGTCGGGCCGCGCCGGTGCGCTCAGATTGCTGGTGGTGGGAGGCAGCCTGGGTGCCCAGGTCTTTAACCGCACGTTGCCCGCTGCGCTGGCGAAGATGCCTGAAGCTGAGCGCCCGACGGTGCGCCACCAGTGTGGTGAAAAGAATGTAGAGGAAGCCCGGGAAGCGTACAGCGAAAACGGTGTGGAAGCCTCTGTAGAGCCCTTTATCAAGGACATGGCCGAGGCCTATGGCTGGGCGGATATTGTGCTGTGCAGGGCCGGGGCGCTGACCGTTTCCGAGCTGTGCGTCGCAGGTATTGGAGCGGTTCTGGTGCCGTTTCCCCACGCCGTGGACGATCACCAGACAAAAAACGCGCAGCAAATGGTCAACGCCAAAGGTGCGATCCTGGTGCCACAGCCAAAGCTGTCGGCGGATCTGTTGGCGGAAACCCTGGCGGATCTCGGAAAGGATCGCAGCCGGATTATCGATATGGCGAAGGCGGCAAAGACGCTGGCCCGCCCTGATGCAACGGAGAGAGTCGTGAATTACTGTCTGGAGGCTGCCAATGGCTGA
- the mraY gene encoding phospho-N-acetylmuramoyl-pentapeptide-transferase has product MLLWLTEALSQYFSALTVFQYLTVRGIFGVLTALLISLLIGPFMIRKLSQYQIGQAVRDDGPQTHLSKAGTPTMGGALILVAVGVSSLLWADLSNRYVWVAILVTLFFGAIGWVDDYRKVVERNPRGLPARWKYFWQSVIGATAAIALFMSSSLPQETSLYVPFLKNVSLTLGPVLFILLSYFVIVGSSNAVNLTDGLDGLAIMPTVMVAAALGIFAYVSGHAQFADYLLIPHLPGTGELIVFCGALVGAGLGFLWFNTYPAQVFMGDVGALALGAALGVVAVIVRQEIVLFIMGGVFVMETVSVILQVASFRLTGRRIFRMAPLHHHFELKGWPEPRVIVRFWVVTVVLVLVGLASLKLR; this is encoded by the coding sequence ATGCTGCTCTGGCTGACAGAGGCTCTTTCACAATATTTTTCCGCGCTGACGGTTTTCCAGTACCTCACGGTCCGGGGCATCTTCGGTGTGCTGACAGCGCTGCTGATTTCACTGCTGATCGGGCCGTTCATGATTCGCAAGCTGAGCCAGTACCAGATTGGCCAGGCCGTTCGTGACGATGGGCCGCAGACGCACCTGAGTAAAGCCGGTACCCCGACTATGGGGGGAGCGCTGATTCTGGTGGCTGTGGGTGTCAGTTCACTGCTATGGGCCGACCTGAGTAATCGGTATGTCTGGGTCGCGATTCTGGTAACCCTGTTCTTCGGGGCCATTGGCTGGGTCGATGATTATCGCAAAGTGGTAGAGCGCAACCCTCGCGGCCTGCCGGCCCGCTGGAAGTATTTCTGGCAATCAGTGATTGGTGCCACGGCGGCGATAGCACTGTTTATGAGCTCGTCATTGCCTCAGGAAACGTCGCTCTATGTGCCGTTCCTCAAAAACGTGTCGCTGACCCTGGGGCCGGTGCTGTTCATCCTGTTGAGTTATTTCGTGATTGTTGGCAGCAGTAACGCGGTGAACCTCACCGACGGCCTCGACGGTCTGGCCATTATGCCAACGGTTATGGTTGCAGCGGCCCTGGGCATCTTCGCTTATGTTTCTGGCCATGCGCAGTTCGCCGACTACCTGCTGATTCCGCACTTGCCGGGCACCGGCGAACTGATTGTTTTCTGTGGTGCATTGGTGGGCGCGGGGCTGGGTTTCCTGTGGTTCAACACCTATCCGGCGCAGGTATTCATGGGCGACGTGGGTGCCCTGGCTCTGGGCGCGGCCCTGGGTGTTGTGGCGGTCATTGTCAGGCAGGAGATTGTGCTTTTCATCATGGGCGGTGTGTTCGTGATGGAAACTGTCTCCGTGATTCTGCAGGTGGCGTCTTTCCGGCTGACCGGCCGGCGGATATTCCGCATGGCGCCATTGCACCACCACTTTGAACTGAAAGGCTGGCCCGAGCCACGCGTTATCGTGCGCTTCTGGGTCGTTACCGTTGTTCTTGTACTGGTTGGCCTCGCCAGCCTGAAACTGAGATAG
- the ftsW gene encoding putative lipid II flippase FtsW, translating into MHANLSLPGHQGLFRDLRPLPLLIISSAALLVMGIVMISSASMDMAAETMGNSYHYVIRQLIFAGIGCVFALVAVNVPISWWERSGWLLLGIGLLSLLLVLTPLGRTVNGSTRWISFGLFNVQVSEIAKLCLIAYLAGYVVRRREELLNTWAGFLKPLGVLGIASVLLVIEPDFGATVVLVAAAAGMIFLSGVRLSRFMPLIGVLVVMGAALVFTQPYRLKRVVSYLDPWKDQFDTGYQLTQSLIAFGRGEWAGTGLGNSVQKLFYLPEAHTDFIFAIIAEEFGLLGSLIVLGLFTVLVVTGFVIARKAEKAGMPFAACFSYGITLLIGLQASINMSVSTGLLPTKGLTLPLVSYGGSSLMITAVCIGVLARVEMERLDRERVASEKSRKPAARGGAVYD; encoded by the coding sequence ATGCACGCAAATCTGTCTCTCCCCGGTCATCAAGGCCTGTTCCGTGACCTGCGCCCGTTGCCGTTGCTGATTATCAGTTCCGCGGCATTGCTGGTGATGGGCATTGTGATGATTTCATCCGCCTCCATGGATATGGCGGCGGAAACCATGGGTAACAGTTATCACTACGTGATCCGGCAGCTGATCTTTGCCGGCATCGGCTGTGTGTTCGCCCTGGTTGCGGTGAATGTACCGATCTCCTGGTGGGAGCGCAGTGGCTGGCTTTTGCTGGGTATCGGGCTGTTGTCACTGTTGTTGGTGTTGACGCCACTGGGCCGCACGGTAAACGGTTCCACCCGCTGGATTTCTTTCGGTCTCTTTAACGTGCAGGTGTCGGAGATCGCAAAGCTGTGTCTGATCGCCTACCTGGCGGGCTACGTGGTGCGCCGGCGGGAAGAGCTTCTGAATACCTGGGCAGGCTTTCTGAAGCCACTTGGTGTGCTTGGTATTGCCTCAGTGCTGCTGGTTATCGAGCCTGATTTCGGGGCCACGGTGGTACTTGTGGCGGCGGCTGCCGGCATGATTTTCCTGAGCGGGGTTCGCCTGAGCCGATTTATGCCATTGATTGGCGTGCTGGTGGTCATGGGGGCGGCACTGGTGTTTACCCAGCCCTACCGTTTGAAGCGGGTTGTCAGCTATCTCGATCCCTGGAAGGACCAGTTCGATACCGGCTACCAGCTTACCCAGTCGTTGATTGCTTTTGGTCGCGGCGAATGGGCCGGCACGGGGCTTGGCAATTCGGTGCAGAAGCTGTTTTACCTGCCCGAAGCCCATACCGACTTTATCTTCGCCATCATCGCCGAAGAGTTCGGATTGCTGGGGTCGCTCATTGTGCTTGGGCTTTTCACCGTTCTGGTGGTCACAGGATTCGTGATTGCCAGAAAGGCAGAGAAGGCCGGGATGCCGTTCGCCGCGTGTTTCTCCTACGGAATCACCCTGCTGATCGGTTTGCAGGCCAGCATCAATATGTCCGTCAGCACCGGACTGCTGCCCACCAAGGGGCTGACACTGCCTCTGGTGAGTTATGGCGGATCAAGCCTGATGATTACCGCCGTCTGTATTGGTGTGTTGGCACGGGTGGAAATGGAGCGGCTTGATCGTGAAAGAGTCGCCAGCGAGAAGTCCCGTAAACCGGCAGCCAGGGGAGGTGCGGTTTATGACTGA